In one Flavobacteriales bacterium genomic region, the following are encoded:
- a CDS encoding type IX secretion system membrane protein PorP/SprF encodes MKTLRHFLLSAAVGMAVLQGHGQQLPQLTQYVLNDYIFNQAVAGSRPFFELRTGHRYQWVGVQDAPRTFTLSASSPLGAKMGLGGYLFTDIVGPTRRTGVQLSWAYHLRLTEDIRLGMALSGGLLQFLIDGSKIQFRDPGDPIMDDQLRGELKPDATFSFLLYHPNWWVGAAAPQLLNNEVVFLHENTGTLSRMERHYYAMGGYRLPLGEDFRLEPSFMVKYVAPVPMKVDVNLLMRYRNTVWLGAGYRTNDAWSATIGYWHKQQFQFGYSYDVITSNLRNYSTGTHEVTLAITLGRPAAGAQPAP; translated from the coding sequence ATGAAGACCCTTCGCCACTTCCTCCTTTCCGCAGCGGTGGGCATGGCCGTGCTGCAGGGCCATGGCCAACAGCTGCCGCAGCTCACGCAGTACGTGCTCAACGATTACATCTTCAACCAGGCCGTCGCTGGCAGCCGGCCTTTCTTCGAGCTGCGCACCGGGCACCGCTACCAATGGGTGGGGGTGCAGGATGCGCCGCGCACCTTCACCCTCAGCGCCTCCTCGCCGCTGGGCGCCAAAATGGGCCTCGGCGGCTACCTCTTCACCGACATCGTGGGCCCCACGCGGCGCACCGGCGTGCAGCTTTCCTGGGCCTACCACCTGCGGCTCACGGAGGACATCCGTTTGGGCATGGCCCTCTCCGGCGGGCTGCTCCAATTCCTCATCGATGGATCCAAGATCCAGTTCCGCGACCCCGGCGACCCCATCATGGACGACCAACTGCGCGGTGAACTGAAGCCGGATGCCACCTTCTCCTTCCTGCTCTACCATCCCAACTGGTGGGTGGGCGCCGCCGCGCCGCAGCTGCTGAACAACGAGGTGGTATTCCTGCACGAGAACACGGGAACGCTGAGCCGCATGGAGCGCCACTACTATGCGATGGGCGGCTATCGGCTGCCCTTGGGCGAGGACTTCAGGCTGGAGCCGTCCTTCATGGTCAAGTACGTTGCGCCGGTGCCGATGAAGGTGGACGTGAACCTGCTCATGCGCTACCGGAACACGGTTTGGCTCGGCGCCGGCTACCGCACCAACGACGCGTGGAGCGCCACCATCGGGTACTGGCACAAGCAGCAGTTCCAGTTCGGCTATTCCTACGATGTGATCACCAGCAACCTGCGCAATTACAGCACGGGCACGCACGAGGTGACCCTGGCCATCACGCTGGGCCGCCCGGCGGCTGGCGCGCAGCCTGCACCGTAG